The Gasterosteus aculeatus chromosome 8, fGasAcu3.hap1.1, whole genome shotgun sequence genome has a window encoding:
- the sgip1a gene encoding SH3-containing GRB2-like protein 3-interacting protein 1 isoform X2, whose amino-acid sequence MMEGLKKRTRKAFGIRKKEKDNDSTGSPDRDSGEPQEVESSQKKTNGAPNGFYEDIDWERYNSPEVDDEGYSVRPDEESEEGAPTIKKPHFFSSDESEGEEDHKKKFKIKIKPLPSDRVASVPSVDELKASIGNIALSPSPMRRSPGLKRNPSSEEIVRPRRVVPTLPIVAPTSAPALQPPGTQKTAASEDRTDLFGPPLETAFGEPKTEVGLSESDPWGAPLSEPESSLTRSFPTGTPPPLPPKNVPTSPPSTGSPPADGAVSEELTEADSSTRKPSIADLDNIFGPEEPPPAGEETGDTWVCFSAESSKRPQLPEEPAPALPASPPPPQSPAPPLPTSPPPSEDHAPPLLESPPPKEEPLPTLPASPSSSEEPTAPPAPSYPLTPEVQSPLSLATSPPCALPKELASPPASSPPPIDSSSSVLVGPAPKASTPPTDGPSTCSTPPPRMPSKEEQPKNTDFTATKEDETVPLSSEANQGSHSTPPPPPPPTYRAVVSSPGPTSGAGGSNSGSSSPVRPATPSSVNPTPPPPPPRPPSRPKLPPGKPAVGDANRPFSPPVHSASPPPVAPLARAESTSSISSTNSLSAATTPTVNKELSVSVSEDDAYVDKLPTFERHFDSFAGCSRGPSPLTMGAQDTLPVAAAFTETVNAFFKGADPSKCVVKVIGEMVLSFPAGITRHFANNPSPAVLTFSITNYSRLEHVLPNPQLLCCDTTTQAKADAKDFWVNMPNLISHLKKVSEQKPQATYYNVDMLKYQVSTEGHQSIPLNLAVSWRCEPTSTDLRIDYKYNGKAMTTPMALNNVQFLVPVNGGVSKLQAVLPPAAWNAEQQRILWKIPDISQKSENGGVGSLLARFQLTEGPSKPAALALQFTSEGSTLSGCDVELAGPGYRFSLIKKRFAAGKYLADN is encoded by the exons GATTGAAAAAACGTACCAGGAAGGCCTTTGGGATACggaagaaagagaaggacaaTGACTCCAC GGGGTCCCCAGACAGAGACAGTGGT GAACCCCAAGAGGTTGAATCG TCTCAGAAGAAGACCAACGGGGCCCCAAACGGCTTCTATGAAGATATCGATTGGGAAAGATAT AACTCTCCTGAGGTGGATGATGAAGGCTACAGCGTTCGACCTGATGAGGAGTCCGAAGAGGGAG CGCCTACCATCAAGAAACCCCACTTCTTTTCCTCTGACGAGtcggaaggagaggaggaccaCAAGAAGAAGTtcaaaatcaagatcaagccgCTGCCGTCGGATCGCGTGGCCTCAGTGCCCTCGGTGGACGAGCTCAAAGCCTCCATAGGCAACATTGCCCTGTCCCCGTCTCCGATG AGACGTAGCCCG GGTTTGAAAAGGAACCCTTCCA GTGAGGAGATTGTCAGGCCGAGACGTGTTGTGCCTACTTTACCCATAGTGGCCCCCACATCAGCTCCAGCACTACAACCCCCCGG CACCCAAAAAACGGCAGCCTCTGAAGACCGCACAGACTTATTTGGGCCTCCACTGGAAACAGCCTTTGGAGAACCGAAGACTGAAG TGGGTCTCTCTGAGTCTGATCCTTGGGGGGCTCCTCTGTCAGAGCCTGAATCCTCTTTGACAAGATCCTTCCCCACAGGAA CTCCACCTCCACTTCCCCCCAAGAATGTCCCAACTTCCCCCCCATCGACTGGCTCTCCGCCTGCAGATGGCGCTG TTTCAGAGGAGTTAACAGAAGCTGACAGTTCCACCAGGAAGCCCTCAATCGCTGACTTGGATAACATTTTTGGACCAGAAGAGCCTCCCCCTGCTGGCGAggagactggtgacacatgggTCTGCTTCAGTGCCGAATCTTCCAAGCGGCCACAACTACCAGAGGAACCAGCGCCTGCCCTACCAGCCTCCCCGCCTCCACCTCAATCTCCTGCCCCACCCTTACCTACATCACCCCCTCCTTCAGAAGACCATGCACCACCTCTCCTTGAATCACCTCCCCCAAAGGAAGAACCTCTGCCTACTCTCCCAGCCTCCCCGTCATCCTCAGAGGAGCCCACTGCCCCTCCCGCCCCTTCATATCCTCTTACCCCAGAGGTCCAAAGCCCTCTCTCACTTGCCACTTCTCCTCCCTGCGCACTTCCAAAAGAACTTGCATCTCCTCCCGCTTCTTCCCCCCCTCCAATTgactcctcctccagcgtcCTAGTAGGCCCTGCTCCGAAAGCAAGCACCCCTCCTACCGATGGACCATCAACATGCTCCACCCCTCCGCCTCGGATGCCGTCTAAGGAGGAGCAGCCCAAGAACACAGACTTCACCGCAACCAAAGAGGATGAAACTGTGCCCTTGTCCAGCGAGGCCAACCAGGGGAGCCATAgtacacctcctccacctcctccccccacatATCGGGCGGTGGTGTCGTCACCAGGTCCCACATCTGGAGCAGGTGGCTCAAATAGTG GTTCCTCCTCGCCGGTGCGACCCGCCACTCCTTCTTCAGTCAACCCGACCCCACCACCgcctccccctcgccccccttcaCGGCCCAAACTTCCTCCAGGCAAACCAGCCGTAGGAGATGCA AATCGTCCGTTCAGCCCGCCGGTCCACTCCGCCAGCCCCCCTCCCGTCGCCCCGTTGGCGCGGGCCGAGAGCAcctcttccatctcctccaccaACTCCTTGAGTGCCGCTACTACGCCCACCGTCAATAAAGAGCTCTCCGTGTCCGTGTCAG AAGACGATGCTTATGTAGACAAACTGCCCACCTTTGAGAGACACTTTGATTCGTTTGCAG GCTGCTCCAGAGGGCCCAGTCCTCTCACCATGGGGGCTCAGGACACTCTTCCTGTGGCAGCCGCCTTTACAGAGACGGTCAACGCCTTCTTTAAAGGAGCTGACCCGAGCAA GTGTGTTGTGAAGGTCATAGGTGAGATGGTTTTGTCGTTTCCAGCGGGCATCACGCGGCACTTTGCCAATAACCCGTCCCCCGCCGTGCTAACTTTCAGCATAACCAACTACAGCCGACTGGAGCATGTGCTGCCTAACCCCCAGCTGCTGTGCTG CGACACCACCACGCAAGCCAAGGCAGACGCCAAGGACTTCTGGGTGAACATGCCAAACCTGATATCCCATTTGAAGAAGGTGTCAGAGCAGAAGCCTCAGGCGACCTACTACAACGTGGACATGCTCAAGTATCAG GTGTCAACGGAGGGGCATCAGTCGATTCCTTTGAATCTAGCGGTGAGCTGGAGATGTGAGCCCACCAGCACTGACCTGAGGATAGACTACAAATACAACGGGAAGGCCATGACGACACCGATGGCCCTCAACAACGTCCAGTTCCTCGTCCCGGTCAACGGAGGGGTTTCAAAACTACAGGCTGTTTTACCTCCTGCTGCATG GAATGCTGAGCAGCAACGCATTCTATGGAAAATTCCTGATATCTCACAGAAATCTGAAAACGGAG GCGTGGGGTCGTTGTTAGCACGCTTCCAGCTGACCGAAGGCCCCAGTAAGCCGGCTGCCCTCGCGCTGCAGTTCACCAGCGAGGGCAGCACCCTGTCGGGCTGCGACGTTGAACTGGCGGGGCCAGGATACCGCTTCTCTCTCATCAAGAAGAGGTTTGCCGCAG GAAAATACCTGGCCGACAACTAA
- the sgip1a gene encoding SH3-containing GRB2-like protein 3-interacting protein 1 isoform X4, protein MMEGLKKRTRKAFGIRKKEKDNDSTGSPDRDSGEPQEVESSQKKTNGAPNGFYEDIDWERYNSPEVDDEGYSVRPDEESEEGAPTIKKPHFFSSDESEGEEDHKKKFKIKIKPLPSDRVASVPSVDELKASIGNIALSPSPMRRSPGLKRNPSSEEIVRPRRVVPTLPIVAPTSAPALQPPGTQKTAASEDRTDLFGPPLETAFGEPKTEVGLSESDPWGAPLSEPESSLTRSFPTGTPPPLPPKNVPTSPPSTGSPPADGAVSEELTEADSSTRKPSIADLDNIFGPEEPPPAGEETGDTWVCFSAESSKRPQLPEEPAPALPASPPPPQSPAPPLPTSPPPSEDHAPPLLESPPPKEEPLPTLPASPSSSEEPTAPPAPSYPLTPEVQSPLSLATSPPCALPKELASPPASSPPPIDSSSSVLVGPAPKASTPPTDGPSTCSTPPPRMPSKEEQPKNTDFTATKEDETVPLSSEANQGSHSTPPPPPPPTYRAVVSSPGPTSGAGGSNSGSSSPVRPATPSSVNPTPPPPPPRPPSRPKLPPGKPAVGDANRPFSPPVHSASPPPVAPLARAESTSSISSTNSLSAATTPTVNKELSVSVSGCSRGPSPLTMGAQDTLPVAAAFTETVNAFFKGADPSKCVVKVIGEMVLSFPAGITRHFANNPSPAVLTFSITNYSRLEHVLPNPQLLCCDTTTQAKADAKDFWVNMPNLISHLKKVSEQKPQATYYNVDMLKYQVSTEGHQSIPLNLAVSWRCEPTSTDLRIDYKYNGKAMTTPMALNNVQFLVPVNGGVSKLQAVLPPAAWNAEQQRILWKIPDISQKSENGGVGSLLARFQLTEGPSKPAALALQFTSEGSTLSGCDVELAGPGYRFSLIKKRFAAGKYLADN, encoded by the exons GATTGAAAAAACGTACCAGGAAGGCCTTTGGGATACggaagaaagagaaggacaaTGACTCCAC GGGGTCCCCAGACAGAGACAGTGGT GAACCCCAAGAGGTTGAATCG TCTCAGAAGAAGACCAACGGGGCCCCAAACGGCTTCTATGAAGATATCGATTGGGAAAGATAT AACTCTCCTGAGGTGGATGATGAAGGCTACAGCGTTCGACCTGATGAGGAGTCCGAAGAGGGAG CGCCTACCATCAAGAAACCCCACTTCTTTTCCTCTGACGAGtcggaaggagaggaggaccaCAAGAAGAAGTtcaaaatcaagatcaagccgCTGCCGTCGGATCGCGTGGCCTCAGTGCCCTCGGTGGACGAGCTCAAAGCCTCCATAGGCAACATTGCCCTGTCCCCGTCTCCGATG AGACGTAGCCCG GGTTTGAAAAGGAACCCTTCCA GTGAGGAGATTGTCAGGCCGAGACGTGTTGTGCCTACTTTACCCATAGTGGCCCCCACATCAGCTCCAGCACTACAACCCCCCGG CACCCAAAAAACGGCAGCCTCTGAAGACCGCACAGACTTATTTGGGCCTCCACTGGAAACAGCCTTTGGAGAACCGAAGACTGAAG TGGGTCTCTCTGAGTCTGATCCTTGGGGGGCTCCTCTGTCAGAGCCTGAATCCTCTTTGACAAGATCCTTCCCCACAGGAA CTCCACCTCCACTTCCCCCCAAGAATGTCCCAACTTCCCCCCCATCGACTGGCTCTCCGCCTGCAGATGGCGCTG TTTCAGAGGAGTTAACAGAAGCTGACAGTTCCACCAGGAAGCCCTCAATCGCTGACTTGGATAACATTTTTGGACCAGAAGAGCCTCCCCCTGCTGGCGAggagactggtgacacatgggTCTGCTTCAGTGCCGAATCTTCCAAGCGGCCACAACTACCAGAGGAACCAGCGCCTGCCCTACCAGCCTCCCCGCCTCCACCTCAATCTCCTGCCCCACCCTTACCTACATCACCCCCTCCTTCAGAAGACCATGCACCACCTCTCCTTGAATCACCTCCCCCAAAGGAAGAACCTCTGCCTACTCTCCCAGCCTCCCCGTCATCCTCAGAGGAGCCCACTGCCCCTCCCGCCCCTTCATATCCTCTTACCCCAGAGGTCCAAAGCCCTCTCTCACTTGCCACTTCTCCTCCCTGCGCACTTCCAAAAGAACTTGCATCTCCTCCCGCTTCTTCCCCCCCTCCAATTgactcctcctccagcgtcCTAGTAGGCCCTGCTCCGAAAGCAAGCACCCCTCCTACCGATGGACCATCAACATGCTCCACCCCTCCGCCTCGGATGCCGTCTAAGGAGGAGCAGCCCAAGAACACAGACTTCACCGCAACCAAAGAGGATGAAACTGTGCCCTTGTCCAGCGAGGCCAACCAGGGGAGCCATAgtacacctcctccacctcctccccccacatATCGGGCGGTGGTGTCGTCACCAGGTCCCACATCTGGAGCAGGTGGCTCAAATAGTG GTTCCTCCTCGCCGGTGCGACCCGCCACTCCTTCTTCAGTCAACCCGACCCCACCACCgcctccccctcgccccccttcaCGGCCCAAACTTCCTCCAGGCAAACCAGCCGTAGGAGATGCA AATCGTCCGTTCAGCCCGCCGGTCCACTCCGCCAGCCCCCCTCCCGTCGCCCCGTTGGCGCGGGCCGAGAGCAcctcttccatctcctccaccaACTCCTTGAGTGCCGCTACTACGCCCACCGTCAATAAAGAGCTCTCCGTGTCCGTGTCAG GCTGCTCCAGAGGGCCCAGTCCTCTCACCATGGGGGCTCAGGACACTCTTCCTGTGGCAGCCGCCTTTACAGAGACGGTCAACGCCTTCTTTAAAGGAGCTGACCCGAGCAA GTGTGTTGTGAAGGTCATAGGTGAGATGGTTTTGTCGTTTCCAGCGGGCATCACGCGGCACTTTGCCAATAACCCGTCCCCCGCCGTGCTAACTTTCAGCATAACCAACTACAGCCGACTGGAGCATGTGCTGCCTAACCCCCAGCTGCTGTGCTG CGACACCACCACGCAAGCCAAGGCAGACGCCAAGGACTTCTGGGTGAACATGCCAAACCTGATATCCCATTTGAAGAAGGTGTCAGAGCAGAAGCCTCAGGCGACCTACTACAACGTGGACATGCTCAAGTATCAG GTGTCAACGGAGGGGCATCAGTCGATTCCTTTGAATCTAGCGGTGAGCTGGAGATGTGAGCCCACCAGCACTGACCTGAGGATAGACTACAAATACAACGGGAAGGCCATGACGACACCGATGGCCCTCAACAACGTCCAGTTCCTCGTCCCGGTCAACGGAGGGGTTTCAAAACTACAGGCTGTTTTACCTCCTGCTGCATG GAATGCTGAGCAGCAACGCATTCTATGGAAAATTCCTGATATCTCACAGAAATCTGAAAACGGAG GCGTGGGGTCGTTGTTAGCACGCTTCCAGCTGACCGAAGGCCCCAGTAAGCCGGCTGCCCTCGCGCTGCAGTTCACCAGCGAGGGCAGCACCCTGTCGGGCTGCGACGTTGAACTGGCGGGGCCAGGATACCGCTTCTCTCTCATCAAGAAGAGGTTTGCCGCAG GAAAATACCTGGCCGACAACTAA
- the sgip1a gene encoding SH3-containing GRB2-like protein 3-interacting protein 1 isoform X6 yields MLPGEEIVRPRRVVPTLPIVAPTSAPALQPPGTQKTAASEDRTDLFGPPLETAFGEPKTEVGLSESDPWGAPLSEPESSLTRSFPTGTPPPLPPKNVPTSPPSTGSPPADGAVSEELTEADSSTRKPSIADLDNIFGPEEPPPAGEETGDTWVCFSAESSKRPQLPEEPAPALPASPPPPQSPAPPLPTSPPPSEDHAPPLLESPPPKEEPLPTLPASPSSSEEPTAPPAPSYPLTPEVQSPLSLATSPPCALPKELASPPASSPPPIDSSSSVLVGPAPKASTPPTDGPSTCSTPPPRMPSKEEQPKNTDFTATKEDETVPLSSEANQGSHSTPPPPPPPTYRAVVSSPGPTSGAGGSNSGSSSPVRPATPSSVNPTPPPPPPRPPSRPKLPPGKPAVGDANRPFSPPVHSASPPPVAPLARAESTSSISSTNSLSAATTPTVNKELSVSVSGCSRGPSPLTMGAQDTLPVAAAFTETVNAFFKGADPSKCVVKVIGEMVLSFPAGITRHFANNPSPAVLTFSITNYSRLEHVLPNPQLLCCDTTTQAKADAKDFWVNMPNLISHLKKVSEQKPQATYYNVDMLKYQVSTEGHQSIPLNLAVSWRCEPTSTDLRIDYKYNGKAMTTPMALNNVQFLVPVNGGVSKLQAVLPPAAWNAEQQRILWKIPDISQKSENGGVGSLLARFQLTEGPSKPAALALQFTSEGSTLSGCDVELAGPGYRFSLIKKRFAAGKYLADN; encoded by the exons ATGCTTCCAGGTGAGGAGATTGTCAGGCCGAGACGTGTTGTGCCTACTTTACCCATAGTGGCCCCCACATCAGCTCCAGCACTACAACCCCCCGG CACCCAAAAAACGGCAGCCTCTGAAGACCGCACAGACTTATTTGGGCCTCCACTGGAAACAGCCTTTGGAGAACCGAAGACTGAAG TGGGTCTCTCTGAGTCTGATCCTTGGGGGGCTCCTCTGTCAGAGCCTGAATCCTCTTTGACAAGATCCTTCCCCACAGGAA CTCCACCTCCACTTCCCCCCAAGAATGTCCCAACTTCCCCCCCATCGACTGGCTCTCCGCCTGCAGATGGCGCTG TTTCAGAGGAGTTAACAGAAGCTGACAGTTCCACCAGGAAGCCCTCAATCGCTGACTTGGATAACATTTTTGGACCAGAAGAGCCTCCCCCTGCTGGCGAggagactggtgacacatgggTCTGCTTCAGTGCCGAATCTTCCAAGCGGCCACAACTACCAGAGGAACCAGCGCCTGCCCTACCAGCCTCCCCGCCTCCACCTCAATCTCCTGCCCCACCCTTACCTACATCACCCCCTCCTTCAGAAGACCATGCACCACCTCTCCTTGAATCACCTCCCCCAAAGGAAGAACCTCTGCCTACTCTCCCAGCCTCCCCGTCATCCTCAGAGGAGCCCACTGCCCCTCCCGCCCCTTCATATCCTCTTACCCCAGAGGTCCAAAGCCCTCTCTCACTTGCCACTTCTCCTCCCTGCGCACTTCCAAAAGAACTTGCATCTCCTCCCGCTTCTTCCCCCCCTCCAATTgactcctcctccagcgtcCTAGTAGGCCCTGCTCCGAAAGCAAGCACCCCTCCTACCGATGGACCATCAACATGCTCCACCCCTCCGCCTCGGATGCCGTCTAAGGAGGAGCAGCCCAAGAACACAGACTTCACCGCAACCAAAGAGGATGAAACTGTGCCCTTGTCCAGCGAGGCCAACCAGGGGAGCCATAgtacacctcctccacctcctccccccacatATCGGGCGGTGGTGTCGTCACCAGGTCCCACATCTGGAGCAGGTGGCTCAAATAGTG GTTCCTCCTCGCCGGTGCGACCCGCCACTCCTTCTTCAGTCAACCCGACCCCACCACCgcctccccctcgccccccttcaCGGCCCAAACTTCCTCCAGGCAAACCAGCCGTAGGAGATGCA AATCGTCCGTTCAGCCCGCCGGTCCACTCCGCCAGCCCCCCTCCCGTCGCCCCGTTGGCGCGGGCCGAGAGCAcctcttccatctcctccaccaACTCCTTGAGTGCCGCTACTACGCCCACCGTCAATAAAGAGCTCTCCGTGTCCGTGTCAG GCTGCTCCAGAGGGCCCAGTCCTCTCACCATGGGGGCTCAGGACACTCTTCCTGTGGCAGCCGCCTTTACAGAGACGGTCAACGCCTTCTTTAAAGGAGCTGACCCGAGCAA GTGTGTTGTGAAGGTCATAGGTGAGATGGTTTTGTCGTTTCCAGCGGGCATCACGCGGCACTTTGCCAATAACCCGTCCCCCGCCGTGCTAACTTTCAGCATAACCAACTACAGCCGACTGGAGCATGTGCTGCCTAACCCCCAGCTGCTGTGCTG CGACACCACCACGCAAGCCAAGGCAGACGCCAAGGACTTCTGGGTGAACATGCCAAACCTGATATCCCATTTGAAGAAGGTGTCAGAGCAGAAGCCTCAGGCGACCTACTACAACGTGGACATGCTCAAGTATCAG GTGTCAACGGAGGGGCATCAGTCGATTCCTTTGAATCTAGCGGTGAGCTGGAGATGTGAGCCCACCAGCACTGACCTGAGGATAGACTACAAATACAACGGGAAGGCCATGACGACACCGATGGCCCTCAACAACGTCCAGTTCCTCGTCCCGGTCAACGGAGGGGTTTCAAAACTACAGGCTGTTTTACCTCCTGCTGCATG GAATGCTGAGCAGCAACGCATTCTATGGAAAATTCCTGATATCTCACAGAAATCTGAAAACGGAG GCGTGGGGTCGTTGTTAGCACGCTTCCAGCTGACCGAAGGCCCCAGTAAGCCGGCTGCCCTCGCGCTGCAGTTCACCAGCGAGGGCAGCACCCTGTCGGGCTGCGACGTTGAACTGGCGGGGCCAGGATACCGCTTCTCTCTCATCAAGAAGAGGTTTGCCGCAG GAAAATACCTGGCCGACAACTAA
- the sgip1a gene encoding SH3-containing GRB2-like protein 3-interacting protein 1 isoform X1, producing MMEGLKKRTRKAFGIRKKEKDNDSTGSPDRDSGEPQEVESSQKKTNGAPNGFYEDIDWERYNSPEVDDEGYSVRPDEESEEGAPTIKKPHFFSSDESEGEEDHKKKFKIKIKPLPSDRVASVPSVDELKASIGNIALSPSPMRRSPGLKRNPSSEEIVRPRRVVPTLPIVAPTSAPALQPPGTQKTAASEDRTDLFGPPLETAFGEPKTEVGLSESDPWGAPLSEPESSLTRSFPTGTPPPLPPKNVPTSPPSTGSPPADGAVSEELTEADSSTRKPSIADLDNIFGPEEPPPAGEETGDTWVCFSAESSKRPQLPEEPAPALPASPPPPQSPAPPLPTSPPPSEDHAPPLLESPPPKEEPLPTLPASPSSSEEPTAPPAPSYPLTPEVQSPLSLATSPPCALPKELASPPASSPPPIDSSSSVLVGPAPKASTPPTDGPSTCSTPPPRMPSKEEQPKNTDFTATKEDETVPLSSEANQGSHSTPPPPPPPTYRAVVSSPGPTSGAGGSNSGSSSPVRPATPSSVNPTPPPPPPRPPSRPKLPPGKPAVGDANRPFSPPVHSASPPPVAPLARAESTSSISSTNSLSAATTPTVNKELSVSVSENDQPSLVWFDRGKFYLTFEGCSRGPSPLTMGAQDTLPVAAAFTETVNAFFKGADPSKCVVKVIGEMVLSFPAGITRHFANNPSPAVLTFSITNYSRLEHVLPNPQLLCCDTTTQAKADAKDFWVNMPNLISHLKKVSEQKPQATYYNVDMLKYQVSTEGHQSIPLNLAVSWRCEPTSTDLRIDYKYNGKAMTTPMALNNVQFLVPVNGGVSKLQAVLPPAAWNAEQQRILWKIPDISQKSENGGVGSLLARFQLTEGPSKPAALALQFTSEGSTLSGCDVELAGPGYRFSLIKKRFAAGKYLADN from the exons GATTGAAAAAACGTACCAGGAAGGCCTTTGGGATACggaagaaagagaaggacaaTGACTCCAC GGGGTCCCCAGACAGAGACAGTGGT GAACCCCAAGAGGTTGAATCG TCTCAGAAGAAGACCAACGGGGCCCCAAACGGCTTCTATGAAGATATCGATTGGGAAAGATAT AACTCTCCTGAGGTGGATGATGAAGGCTACAGCGTTCGACCTGATGAGGAGTCCGAAGAGGGAG CGCCTACCATCAAGAAACCCCACTTCTTTTCCTCTGACGAGtcggaaggagaggaggaccaCAAGAAGAAGTtcaaaatcaagatcaagccgCTGCCGTCGGATCGCGTGGCCTCAGTGCCCTCGGTGGACGAGCTCAAAGCCTCCATAGGCAACATTGCCCTGTCCCCGTCTCCGATG AGACGTAGCCCG GGTTTGAAAAGGAACCCTTCCA GTGAGGAGATTGTCAGGCCGAGACGTGTTGTGCCTACTTTACCCATAGTGGCCCCCACATCAGCTCCAGCACTACAACCCCCCGG CACCCAAAAAACGGCAGCCTCTGAAGACCGCACAGACTTATTTGGGCCTCCACTGGAAACAGCCTTTGGAGAACCGAAGACTGAAG TGGGTCTCTCTGAGTCTGATCCTTGGGGGGCTCCTCTGTCAGAGCCTGAATCCTCTTTGACAAGATCCTTCCCCACAGGAA CTCCACCTCCACTTCCCCCCAAGAATGTCCCAACTTCCCCCCCATCGACTGGCTCTCCGCCTGCAGATGGCGCTG TTTCAGAGGAGTTAACAGAAGCTGACAGTTCCACCAGGAAGCCCTCAATCGCTGACTTGGATAACATTTTTGGACCAGAAGAGCCTCCCCCTGCTGGCGAggagactggtgacacatgggTCTGCTTCAGTGCCGAATCTTCCAAGCGGCCACAACTACCAGAGGAACCAGCGCCTGCCCTACCAGCCTCCCCGCCTCCACCTCAATCTCCTGCCCCACCCTTACCTACATCACCCCCTCCTTCAGAAGACCATGCACCACCTCTCCTTGAATCACCTCCCCCAAAGGAAGAACCTCTGCCTACTCTCCCAGCCTCCCCGTCATCCTCAGAGGAGCCCACTGCCCCTCCCGCCCCTTCATATCCTCTTACCCCAGAGGTCCAAAGCCCTCTCTCACTTGCCACTTCTCCTCCCTGCGCACTTCCAAAAGAACTTGCATCTCCTCCCGCTTCTTCCCCCCCTCCAATTgactcctcctccagcgtcCTAGTAGGCCCTGCTCCGAAAGCAAGCACCCCTCCTACCGATGGACCATCAACATGCTCCACCCCTCCGCCTCGGATGCCGTCTAAGGAGGAGCAGCCCAAGAACACAGACTTCACCGCAACCAAAGAGGATGAAACTGTGCCCTTGTCCAGCGAGGCCAACCAGGGGAGCCATAgtacacctcctccacctcctccccccacatATCGGGCGGTGGTGTCGTCACCAGGTCCCACATCTGGAGCAGGTGGCTCAAATAGTG GTTCCTCCTCGCCGGTGCGACCCGCCACTCCTTCTTCAGTCAACCCGACCCCACCACCgcctccccctcgccccccttcaCGGCCCAAACTTCCTCCAGGCAAACCAGCCGTAGGAGATGCA AATCGTCCGTTCAGCCCGCCGGTCCACTCCGCCAGCCCCCCTCCCGTCGCCCCGTTGGCGCGGGCCGAGAGCAcctcttccatctcctccaccaACTCCTTGAGTGCCGCTACTACGCCCACCGTCAATAAAGAGCTCTCCGTGTCCGTGTCAG AGAATGACCAGCCATCCCTTGTATGGTTTGACAGAGGGAAGTTTTATTTAACCTTTGAAG GCTGCTCCAGAGGGCCCAGTCCTCTCACCATGGGGGCTCAGGACACTCTTCCTGTGGCAGCCGCCTTTACAGAGACGGTCAACGCCTTCTTTAAAGGAGCTGACCCGAGCAA GTGTGTTGTGAAGGTCATAGGTGAGATGGTTTTGTCGTTTCCAGCGGGCATCACGCGGCACTTTGCCAATAACCCGTCCCCCGCCGTGCTAACTTTCAGCATAACCAACTACAGCCGACTGGAGCATGTGCTGCCTAACCCCCAGCTGCTGTGCTG CGACACCACCACGCAAGCCAAGGCAGACGCCAAGGACTTCTGGGTGAACATGCCAAACCTGATATCCCATTTGAAGAAGGTGTCAGAGCAGAAGCCTCAGGCGACCTACTACAACGTGGACATGCTCAAGTATCAG GTGTCAACGGAGGGGCATCAGTCGATTCCTTTGAATCTAGCGGTGAGCTGGAGATGTGAGCCCACCAGCACTGACCTGAGGATAGACTACAAATACAACGGGAAGGCCATGACGACACCGATGGCCCTCAACAACGTCCAGTTCCTCGTCCCGGTCAACGGAGGGGTTTCAAAACTACAGGCTGTTTTACCTCCTGCTGCATG GAATGCTGAGCAGCAACGCATTCTATGGAAAATTCCTGATATCTCACAGAAATCTGAAAACGGAG GCGTGGGGTCGTTGTTAGCACGCTTCCAGCTGACCGAAGGCCCCAGTAAGCCGGCTGCCCTCGCGCTGCAGTTCACCAGCGAGGGCAGCACCCTGTCGGGCTGCGACGTTGAACTGGCGGGGCCAGGATACCGCTTCTCTCTCATCAAGAAGAGGTTTGCCGCAG GAAAATACCTGGCCGACAACTAA